A region of Frederiksenia canicola DNA encodes the following proteins:
- a CDS encoding zinc ribbon domain-containing protein YjdM, giving the protein MDFPICPQCKGENTYHDSIQFVCPDCSYEWTGEEAEAQDDDQLIVKDSNGNLLADGDDVILIKDLKLKGSSEVLKKGTKYKGIRLVAGDHNVDCGKLLLKSEFLKKA; this is encoded by the coding sequence ATGGATTTCCCAATTTGCCCACAATGTAAAGGCGAAAATACTTACCACGACTCGATTCAATTTGTCTGCCCAGATTGTAGCTATGAATGGACTGGCGAAGAAGCCGAAGCACAAGATGATGATCAACTGATCGTAAAAGACAGCAATGGCAATTTATTAGCCGATGGCGATGATGTGATTTTGATTAAAGATTTGAAACTCAAAGGCTCATCGGAAGTGCTGAAAAAAGGCACGAAATACAAAGGAATTCGTTTAGTAGCAGGCGATCACAATGTTGATTGCGGAAAATTACTGCTGAAATCAGAGTTTTTGAAAAAGGCATAA
- a CDS encoding DNA ligase: MWRLLFFLFIPSVLAQPLNLMLLEQYKNQDVTGWVMSEKLDGVRGFWDGKQLLSRQGYPFNPPDYFVEHFPPFAIDGELFSERGKFSEISATVRSANPKGWYKLKLHVFDVPNAEGDLFDRLATLEKWLETNPSPHIAIIKQIPLKNTDHLHQFFSEIQQLGGEGVVVRNPNSPYIHGRSAQILKLKAVLDEECTVVAHHKGKGKYADKLGAITCENKRGRFRIGSGFKDKDRENPPPINSVITYKYHGLTESGKPRFATFWRIRDDLQKNPTN; the protein is encoded by the coding sequence ATGTGGCGACTACTCTTTTTTCTATTTATTCCCTCTGTCTTGGCTCAGCCGCTAAATTTAATGCTGTTGGAACAGTATAAAAATCAAGATGTTACGGGCTGGGTGATGAGCGAAAAGTTGGATGGCGTGAGAGGATTTTGGGACGGCAAGCAACTGCTGTCTCGCCAAGGCTATCCATTCAATCCGCCCGATTATTTCGTGGAGCATTTCCCGCCTTTTGCGATTGATGGCGAATTATTTAGCGAGCGTGGCAAATTTAGTGAAATTTCGGCAACCGTTCGCTCTGCTAACCCAAAAGGGTGGTATAAATTGAAACTACACGTTTTTGATGTGCCGAATGCCGAAGGTGATCTCTTTGATCGTCTGGCGACATTAGAAAAGTGGTTGGAAACCAATCCTTCGCCGCATATTGCGATCATCAAACAGATCCCACTCAAAAATACTGATCACTTGCATCAATTTTTTAGTGAGATTCAACAACTTGGGGGCGAAGGCGTAGTGGTGCGTAATCCTAATTCGCCTTATATTCATGGACGCTCCGCTCAAATTCTCAAACTCAAAGCGGTGTTGGACGAAGAATGTACCGTAGTAGCACATCACAAAGGCAAGGGGAAATATGCCGATAAACTTGGGGCGATTACCTGCGAAAATAAGCGAGGGCGTTTTCGCATCGGTTCGGGATTTAAAGATAAAGATCGAGAAAATCCGCCACCGATCAACAGCGTGATCACCTATAAATATCATGGGCTGACGGAATCGGGCAAACCGAGATTTGCAACCTTTTGGCGAATTCGAGACGATTTGCAAAAAAATCCGACAAACTGA
- a CDS encoding DUF5718 family protein, with translation MQNQHFIGLGVAGNFAGHLEQAGEAADFVKVKTSEAIQPKAIFPFYVPSKNLAETDRFLAEFPLSSDTIRFPYDADNLQIEPEVALICEIHYENQKVVALKPTHFAAYNDCSIRRPNARKICEKKNWGANSKGLSTRWIALDKFEQGGNLDDYHIACFHKRAGVMNEYGIDSQTIGYSYFHQKLLDWIIDRMNNQPDQDPMNNIADLLARANYPTQAVISIGATRYTDFGEYNFLQVGDTSIVVVYNGKQYRHEQIVEMAEKEQFVDGISALVQAVK, from the coding sequence ATGCAGAACCAACACTTTATCGGATTAGGCGTTGCGGGTAACTTTGCGGGGCATTTGGAACAAGCGGGCGAAGCAGCCGATTTTGTCAAAGTAAAAACCTCGGAAGCTATTCAACCAAAGGCAATTTTCCCCTTTTATGTGCCAAGCAAAAATTTAGCGGAAACCGACCGCTTTCTGGCCGAATTCCCGCTTTCGTCTGACACCATTCGCTTTCCATACGATGCCGATAATTTACAGATTGAGCCTGAAGTTGCATTAATTTGTGAAATTCACTATGAAAATCAAAAAGTTGTCGCTCTTAAACCGACTCATTTTGCCGCCTATAATGATTGCTCAATTCGTCGCCCAAACGCTCGCAAAATTTGTGAGAAGAAAAACTGGGGGGCAAATTCCAAAGGATTATCAACTCGTTGGATTGCCTTAGACAAATTTGAGCAGGGTGGCAATTTAGATGATTACCACATCGCTTGCTTCCATAAACGTGCGGGTGTGATGAACGAATATGGCATTGATAGCCAAACTATTGGTTACAGTTATTTCCACCAAAAACTTTTAGATTGGATTATCGATCGAATGAATAATCAGCCCGACCAAGACCCAATGAACAACATTGCTGATTTACTGGCTCGTGCCAACTATCCAACTCAGGCGGTAATCAGCATCGGAGCAACTCGCTATACCGATTTTGGCGAGTACAATTTCTTGCAAGTAGGCGATACCAGCATTGTCGTAGTTTACAACGGCAAGCAATATCGCCACGAACAGATTGTCGAAATGGCAGAAAAAGAGCAGTTTGTGGATGGTATTTCAGCCCTAGTACAAGCGGTAAAATAG
- the map gene encoding type I methionyl aminopeptidase — protein sequence MNNIPIRTEAELEKIRVACNLASDVLVMIEPYVKEGVSTGELDRICHQYIEQVQEGIPACLGYHGFPKATCISLNEVICHGIPNDDKKLKKGDILNIDVTVIKEGYYGDNSKMYVVGEPSIRDKRLIEVTQESLYKALRIVKPGIRLNQIGKTIQQYVEKEGFSVVREYCGHGIGDQFHCDPQVLHYFSDDGGVILQEGMVFTIEPMVNAGKKEIRTMPDGWTVKTKDRSHSAQFEHQIVVTKDGCEVMTIREEEIASGRITRLMKNS from the coding sequence ATGAATAATATTCCTATCCGAACTGAAGCGGAGTTAGAAAAGATCCGAGTTGCCTGTAACTTAGCTTCAGATGTATTAGTGATGATTGAACCTTATGTCAAAGAAGGTGTAAGTACAGGCGAACTTGATCGTATTTGCCATCAGTATATTGAACAAGTGCAAGAGGGTATTCCCGCTTGTTTAGGCTATCATGGTTTCCCGAAAGCAACTTGTATTTCACTCAATGAAGTAATTTGCCACGGTATTCCTAATGACGATAAAAAATTGAAAAAAGGGGATATTCTCAATATTGATGTCACAGTGATCAAAGAGGGTTATTATGGCGATAATTCTAAAATGTATGTGGTTGGTGAGCCAAGTATTCGTGACAAACGTTTGATTGAAGTCACTCAAGAATCTTTATACAAAGCATTGCGAATTGTGAAGCCTGGTATTCGTCTGAATCAAATAGGTAAGACTATTCAGCAATATGTAGAAAAAGAAGGGTTTTCTGTCGTGCGTGAATATTGTGGTCATGGTATTGGGGATCAGTTTCATTGTGACCCACAAGTGTTGCACTATTTTTCCGATGATGGAGGGGTAATTTTGCAGGAAGGAATGGTGTTTACGATTGAGCCGATGGTCAATGCGGGTAAGAAAGAGATCCGAACAATGCCAGATGGATGGACGGTGAAAACGAAAGATCGTAGTCATTCCGCACAGTTTGAGCATCAAATTGTTGTTACCAAAGATGGTTGTGAAGTGATGACGATTCGTGAAGAGGAAATCGCTTCAGGTAGAATTACACGCTTGATGAAAAATAGTTAA
- a CDS encoding anaerobic C4-dicarboxylate transporter, with product MLYFEFILLLAFLYAGSRFGGIGLGVVSGIGLLVEVFILRMPPTSPPIEVMLIIIAVVTCASVLEAAGGLKFMLQIAERILRSNPKRVTILGPLVTYTMTLMLGTGHAVYSIMPIIGDVSLKNGIRPERPMAAASVASQLGITGSPISAAVVYYLSQIVELPGFEHVSLLSIVGVTIPATFTGVLALSLYSLKRGKELQDDPEYQRRLQDPVWKERIANTTSTSLDEKLPPAAKNAVLLFLLALVSIVIIAMFPEIRTIGDAKKPISMSAIIQMMMLAFGGIILLATKTDVQKVPNGVVFKSGMVAAIAIFGIAWMSDTYFTHAMPSFKSGITEMVNAYPWTFAFALFAVSVVINSQAATAKMLLPVGLAMGLPAPLLIGLLPATYGYFFIPNYPSDIATVNFDVTGTTKIGKYYFNHSFMVPGLIGVITACSVGIFLANILI from the coding sequence ATGCTCTATTTTGAGTTTATTCTATTACTTGCTTTTTTATATGCTGGTAGCCGCTTCGGCGGTATTGGGTTAGGGGTTGTGTCTGGAATCGGCTTGCTTGTTGAAGTCTTTATTTTACGCATGCCGCCGACATCACCGCCGATTGAGGTTATGCTCATCATCATTGCGGTGGTAACTTGTGCATCGGTGCTTGAAGCCGCTGGTGGATTAAAATTCATGCTACAAATTGCCGAACGTATTTTACGTAGCAATCCAAAACGGGTGACCATTTTAGGCCCTCTAGTGACTTACACCATGACATTAATGTTAGGTACAGGTCATGCCGTTTATTCAATTATGCCAATTATTGGTGACGTTTCACTAAAAAATGGAATCCGTCCAGAGCGTCCTATGGCAGCAGCCTCTGTTGCCTCTCAGCTCGGGATCACGGGCAGCCCAATCTCCGCTGCGGTTGTTTACTATTTAAGCCAAATCGTTGAATTACCTGGATTTGAACACGTTTCACTACTGAGCATTGTTGGTGTCACTATTCCTGCAACCTTTACTGGAGTACTCGCACTTTCATTGTATAGCTTAAAACGAGGCAAAGAATTACAAGATGATCCAGAATATCAACGCCGTTTACAAGATCCTGTGTGGAAAGAACGTATCGCAAACACCACAAGCACTTCATTAGATGAGAAATTGCCACCTGCGGCAAAAAATGCAGTGTTACTGTTCTTACTCGCATTAGTAAGTATCGTGATTATTGCTATGTTCCCTGAGATTCGTACGATTGGCGATGCGAAAAAACCAATCTCAATGAGTGCAATCATTCAAATGATGATGTTAGCTTTTGGTGGTATCATTTTATTAGCAACAAAAACCGACGTACAAAAAGTGCCAAATGGGGTGGTCTTCAAGTCAGGCATGGTGGCAGCAATCGCTATTTTCGGGATTGCTTGGATGAGCGATACCTACTTCACTCACGCAATGCCATCATTCAAAAGTGGTATCACAGAAATGGTAAATGCATATCCATGGACATTTGCCTTTGCTTTGTTTGCCGTTTCAGTTGTAATTAACAGCCAAGCCGCTACTGCTAAAATGTTGCTACCAGTTGGTTTAGCAATGGGCTTACCTGCTCCATTATTAATCGGCTTACTTCCAGCTACTTACGGTTACTTCTTCATTCCAAACTATCCATCTGATATTGCAACCGTAAACTTTGACGTCACAGGTACAACGAAGATTGGTAAATACTACTTCAACCATAGTTTTATGGTTCCAGGTCTAATCGGTGTCATTACGGCTTGTAGTGTCGGAATTTTCCTAGCCAATATTCTAATTTAA
- a CDS encoding sucrose-specific PTS transporter subunit IIBC: MNFPQIAQQVIDKLGGKENISAAAHCATRLRMVVKDESLIDKQGIENIDGVKGQFSVAGQYQIIFGSGTVNKVHAELIQMLGIGDMTTADVATAGAEKQGWFQSAIKGLADIFVPIIPAIVAGGLLMGIHSMLTAKGFFAEGVNVVDMYPGIADLVDLMNTFANAPFVFLPVLLGFSATRKFGGNPYLGAALGMLLVHPALADGWNYALTLAKGNIQYWNVLGLEIEKVGYQGTVIPTLVSAWVLATLEKFFRKIVPSFLDNLITPLFSLFIAGFLAFTIIGPLGREAGSLISFGLTWLYDTLGFVGGAIFGSFYAPIVITGMHQTFIAVETQLLAEVATTGGTFIFPIAAMSNIAQGAACLGAAFVMKDAKVRGIAVPSGVSALLGITEPAMFGVNLRFRYPFIAAMIGAGVSSAFIALFNVKAIALGAAGLPGIPSIKPESLGMYCVGMVISAGLAFTITVILGKRAHTKAN; the protein is encoded by the coding sequence ATGAATTTTCCACAAATTGCTCAGCAGGTGATTGATAAACTCGGCGGAAAAGAAAACATTTCAGCTGCCGCACATTGTGCTACTCGCTTACGTATGGTTGTCAAAGATGAAAGTCTGATTGATAAACAAGGCATTGAAAATATTGATGGCGTAAAAGGACAATTCTCAGTTGCGGGCCAGTATCAAATTATTTTTGGCTCTGGTACAGTGAATAAAGTTCACGCAGAACTCATCCAGATGCTTGGTATTGGGGACATGACAACCGCAGATGTTGCAACCGCAGGCGCAGAAAAACAAGGTTGGTTCCAATCTGCGATCAAGGGGTTAGCTGATATTTTTGTGCCAATCATTCCTGCCATTGTTGCGGGCGGTTTGTTAATGGGGATTCACTCTATGTTAACTGCCAAAGGCTTCTTTGCTGAGGGCGTGAATGTTGTTGATATGTACCCTGGCATCGCAGATTTAGTCGATTTAATGAATACTTTTGCGAATGCACCATTTGTCTTCTTACCTGTATTGCTTGGTTTTTCTGCAACTCGTAAGTTCGGCGGTAATCCTTATTTAGGGGCCGCTCTTGGAATGTTATTAGTCCATCCGGCATTAGCCGATGGTTGGAACTATGCTCTCACTCTTGCGAAGGGCAACATTCAGTATTGGAATGTGTTAGGGTTAGAAATTGAAAAAGTCGGTTATCAAGGCACAGTGATCCCGACATTAGTTTCTGCCTGGGTCTTGGCAACATTGGAGAAGTTTTTCCGTAAAATTGTACCATCGTTCTTAGATAACTTGATTACACCGCTTTTCTCATTGTTTATTGCTGGGTTCTTAGCATTTACGATTATTGGTCCACTAGGACGTGAAGCTGGATCGCTAATTAGCTTCGGTTTAACCTGGTTATATGACACATTAGGTTTTGTTGGCGGTGCGATTTTTGGTTCGTTCTATGCTCCAATTGTGATTACAGGAATGCACCAAACCTTTATTGCGGTTGAAACACAGCTATTAGCAGAAGTGGCGACAACAGGCGGAACCTTTATTTTCCCAATTGCAGCGATGTCGAATATTGCACAAGGGGCAGCATGTTTAGGTGCCGCTTTTGTGATGAAGGATGCGAAAGTGCGTGGTATTGCGGTGCCATCAGGTGTTTCTGCACTACTTGGTATTACTGAACCAGCTATGTTTGGGGTTAACTTGCGTTTTCGCTATCCATTTATTGCGGCAATGATCGGAGCTGGAGTATCGAGTGCATTTATTGCTTTATTCAATGTGAAAGCAATTGCATTGGGGGCAGCAGGGTTGCCGGGAATTCCGTCAATCAAACCAGAAAGTCTTGGGATGTACTGTGTCGGTATGGTCATTTCCGCTGGCTTGGCATTTACAATTACGGTTATTTTAGGTAAACGAGCTCATACTAAAGCAAACTAA
- a CDS encoding ABC transporter substrate-binding protein, with amino-acid sequence MKLRTKFSLIAATLLASSLAQAADKTFVNCVSRSPTGFSPALVMDGISYNASSQQVYNRLVEFKRGSTEIEPALAESWSVSDDGLTYTFNLRKGVKFHTTKDYKPSREFNADDVLFSFQRQLDPNHPYHNVSKATYPYFKAMKFPKLLKAVEKVDDHTVKITLNHPDATFLASLGMDFISIYSAEYADKMLAAGKPEAIDTTPIGTGPFVFAGYQLDQKIRFLAHKEYWNGKADIDRLIFDIVPDATTRYAKLQAGSCDMMDFPNAADLDKMKTDPKVNLLSQPGLNIAYIAFNTEKAPFDNVKVRQALNYAVDKKAILDAVYRGAGVAAKNPLPPTIWGYNDSITDYEYNPEKAKQLLKEAGFENGFETDIWVQPVVRASNPNPRRMAELVQADWQKVGVKTKLVSYEWGDYIKRTKAGELTAGTYGWSGDNGDPDNFLSPLLGSENIGNSNYARFKNADVDALLAKAIILSDKGERAKLYEQAQVIIKEQAPWINVAHSINFAPTSKRVEGYKQSPFGYSYFYGTKIID; translated from the coding sequence ATGAAATTACGTACAAAATTTTCGCTCATTGCTGCAACATTATTGGCTTCAAGCCTTGCACAAGCTGCCGATAAAACCTTTGTAAACTGCGTAAGCCGCTCACCTACAGGCTTTAGCCCTGCTCTTGTAATGGATGGTATTTCCTATAACGCCAGCTCGCAACAAGTGTACAACCGTTTGGTTGAATTTAAACGTGGCTCAACAGAAATTGAACCTGCACTCGCAGAAAGTTGGAGCGTCAGTGATGACGGTTTGACTTATACCTTCAATTTACGCAAAGGCGTGAAATTCCACACAACCAAAGACTACAAGCCAAGCCGTGAATTTAATGCTGACGATGTACTGTTCTCATTCCAACGTCAGCTTGACCCAAACCACCCGTATCACAATGTGTCGAAAGCAACCTATCCGTACTTCAAAGCGATGAAGTTTCCGAAATTGTTGAAAGCGGTTGAAAAAGTGGATGATCACACCGTGAAAATTACCCTTAATCACCCCGATGCAACCTTCTTAGCCAGTTTAGGTATGGACTTTATTTCGATCTATTCCGCTGAATATGCCGACAAAATGCTTGCGGCAGGCAAACCTGAAGCGATTGATACAACACCAATCGGCACTGGGCCATTCGTGTTTGCAGGCTATCAGCTAGATCAAAAAATTCGTTTCTTAGCCCACAAAGAGTATTGGAATGGCAAAGCGGATATTGACCGCTTGATCTTTGATATCGTGCCAGATGCGACTACTCGCTATGCAAAATTGCAAGCGGGCAGCTGCGATATGATGGATTTCCCGAATGCAGCGGATCTCGACAAAATGAAGACCGATCCAAAAGTGAATTTGCTTTCACAACCGGGGTTAAACATCGCTTATATCGCTTTTAATACCGAAAAAGCCCCGTTTGATAACGTAAAAGTTCGCCAAGCGTTGAACTATGCGGTGGATAAAAAAGCAATTTTAGATGCCGTTTATCGTGGTGCGGGTGTCGCTGCGAAAAATCCATTGCCACCCACAATTTGGGGCTATAACGACAGCATCACTGATTACGAATACAATCCAGAAAAAGCGAAGCAGTTGTTAAAAGAAGCAGGCTTTGAAAATGGTTTTGAAACGGATATTTGGGTGCAGCCTGTGGTGCGTGCATCAAATCCAAACCCACGTCGTATGGCGGAATTAGTCCAAGCCGACTGGCAAAAAGTGGGCGTAAAAACTAAATTGGTTAGCTATGAATGGGGCGATTACATCAAACGTACCAAAGCGGGAGAATTAACTGCAGGGACTTACGGCTGGTCTGGCGATAACGGTGATCCAGATAACTTCTTATCACCATTATTAGGCAGCGAAAATATTGGCAATAGCAACTATGCACGCTTTAAAAATGCCGATGTCGATGCGTTGCTTGCAAAAGCAATTATCTTGTCAGATAAAGGCGAACGTGCAAAATTGTACGAGCAAGCTCAGGTTATCATTAAAGAGCAAGCACCATGGATCAATGTTGCTCACTCTATCAACTTTGCTCCAACAAGCAAACGAGTGGAAGGTTATAAACAAAGTCCGTTTGGCTACTCTTACTTCTATGGGACAAAAATCATCGACTAA
- the fbp gene encoding class 1 fructose-bisphosphatase, with protein sequence MKTLGEFIVERQAEYPGATGELSGILSSIRLSAKIIHRDINRAGLTQDILGVSGDENIQGETQMKLDVFANETMKKALIARGDVAGFASEEDDTFVAFDTERGRNAKYILMTDPLDGSSNIDVNVSVGTIFSIYKRISPIGTPVTMEDFLQPGRKQVAAGYVTYGSSTMLVYTTGNGVNGFTYDPSLGLFILSHPNMKMPFEGKYYSINEGQYRTFPEGVKRFIKFCQEEDQATKRPYSSRYIGSLVSDFHRNLLKGGIYIYPTTTTHPKGKLRLLYEGNPMAFIAEQAGGMATDGINPILDIKPTELHQRVPFYVGSTAMVQKVEDLLKEFG encoded by the coding sequence ATGAAAACTTTAGGCGAATTTATCGTGGAACGACAAGCGGAATACCCGGGAGCAACAGGGGAGTTGAGTGGTATTCTGTCGTCTATTCGGCTATCGGCAAAAATTATTCACCGTGACATCAATCGAGCAGGGCTAACACAAGATATTTTAGGCGTGTCAGGCGATGAAAATATTCAAGGCGAAACGCAGATGAAGTTAGACGTTTTCGCCAACGAAACGATGAAAAAAGCACTCATCGCTCGTGGTGATGTCGCAGGTTTTGCCTCAGAAGAAGATGATACCTTTGTCGCCTTTGATACGGAGCGGGGGCGTAACGCCAAATATATTTTAATGACCGATCCGCTCGACGGTTCATCTAATATTGATGTAAACGTTTCTGTCGGCACTATTTTCTCGATTTACAAACGCATTTCGCCGATTGGTACGCCCGTTACAATGGAAGACTTCTTGCAACCTGGACGTAAACAAGTCGCTGCGGGCTATGTAACTTACGGTTCATCCACAATGTTAGTTTACACCACGGGCAACGGCGTAAACGGTTTTACTTACGATCCCTCTTTGGGCTTGTTCATTCTTTCGCACCCCAATATGAAAATGCCATTTGAAGGCAAATATTATTCAATCAATGAAGGGCAATATCGTACCTTCCCTGAAGGCGTAAAACGTTTCATTAAATTCTGCCAAGAAGAAGACCAAGCCACCAAACGCCCGTATTCGTCTCGCTACATCGGTTCGCTCGTATCCGATTTCCACCGCAACTTACTCAAAGGTGGCATCTACATCTACCCAACCACCACTACTCACCCGAAAGGTAAATTGCGACTATTATACGAAGGCAACCCGATGGCATTTATCGCGGAACAAGCTGGCGGTATGGCAACGGACGGCATCAATCCGATTCTTGACATCAAACCAACAGAGCTTCACCAACGCGTGCCATTCTATGTCGGCTCAACCGCAATGGTACAAAAAGTGGAAGATCTCTTAAAAGAATTTGGTTAA
- the mpl gene encoding UDP-N-acetylmuramate:L-alanyl-gamma-D-glutamyl-meso-diaminopimelate ligase, whose amino-acid sequence MQKHIHILGICGTFMGGVAMIARELGYKVTGSDTNVYPPMSTFLERSGIEIIPNYDVAQLQPTPDMVIIGNAISRGNPCVEYVLDNQLNFTSGPQWLHDNLLKNRWVLAVSGTHGKTTTTGMLAWILDQAGLDAGFLIGGVAGNFGISARAGSAPFFVIEADEYDSAFFDKRSKFVHYNPKTLIVNNIDFDHADIFDDLKSIQRQFHHVIRTMPQKGCILSAKSDKNVQDTLAMGSYCELQFIGKDNEWFAEPITADCTQFAVYHHGEKAGEVHWHIWGEHNMHNGLMAIAAAHHAGVTIPMACQALSTFINANRRLEVKGEVNGITIYDDFAHHPTAISATIAALRGKISKDQRILAVLEPRSNTMKMGVHKDEIAPSLADADQVFVFQPDTIPWQVSQITEALCQPAQWATSIDELVEQVTQVAQPNDHILVMSNGAFGGIHQKLLDRLAKN is encoded by the coding sequence ATGCAAAAACATATTCACATTCTCGGTATTTGCGGCACCTTTATGGGCGGGGTGGCGATGATCGCCCGTGAGCTTGGTTATAAAGTCACCGGTTCAGACACCAACGTGTATCCGCCGATGAGCACTTTTCTAGAAAGAAGTGGTATTGAGATTATCCCAAATTATGATGTGGCACAGCTGCAGCCTACACCTGATATGGTGATCATCGGCAATGCGATCAGCCGTGGCAATCCGTGTGTGGAGTATGTGTTAGATAATCAGCTCAATTTTACTTCAGGCCCACAATGGCTTCATGATAACTTATTGAAAAATCGTTGGGTTTTAGCGGTTTCAGGTACCCACGGCAAAACCACTACAACGGGAATGTTGGCGTGGATTTTAGACCAAGCGGGGCTTGATGCTGGCTTTTTGATTGGCGGGGTGGCGGGGAATTTTGGCATTTCCGCTCGTGCGGGAAGTGCCCCATTTTTCGTGATAGAAGCCGATGAATACGACTCTGCATTCTTTGACAAGCGGTCGAAGTTCGTCCATTACAACCCCAAAACGTTGATTGTGAATAACATCGACTTCGATCACGCCGATATTTTTGATGATTTAAAATCGATTCAACGCCAGTTCCATCACGTTATCCGCACAATGCCACAGAAAGGCTGTATTTTATCGGCAAAATCCGACAAGAACGTGCAAGATACTCTTGCGATGGGAAGCTACTGTGAATTGCAATTTATCGGCAAAGACAATGAATGGTTTGCTGAACCGATCACCGCAGATTGCACTCAATTTGCCGTTTATCATCACGGCGAAAAAGCGGGCGAAGTGCATTGGCACATTTGGGGCGAGCACAATATGCACAATGGATTAATGGCAATCGCCGCCGCACATCATGCAGGCGTTACCATTCCAATGGCGTGCCAAGCTCTCAGTACGTTTATCAACGCTAATCGCCGTTTGGAAGTGAAAGGGGAAGTCAATGGCATCACCATTTACGATGATTTCGCCCATCACCCCACCGCTATTTCGGCGACAATCGCCGCACTTCGTGGCAAAATCAGCAAAGATCAACGCATTTTAGCGGTCCTTGAGCCCCGTTCAAACACGATGAAAATGGGCGTGCATAAAGACGAAATTGCCCCATCTCTGGCTGATGCGGATCAGGTGTTTGTCTTCCAACCCGACACAATTCCTTGGCAAGTCAGCCAAATTACCGAGGCTCTTTGCCAGCCAGCACAATGGGCTACAAGCATTGATGAACTCGTCGAGCAAGTTACCCAAGTCGCACAACCAAATGATCACATTTTGGTGATGAGCAACGGCGCCTTTGGCGGCATTCATCAGAAATTGCTTGACCGACTTGCAAAAAATTAG
- a CDS encoding cation diffusion facilitator family transporter, which produces MTHSHSEHDHDHHSHLPQDRNTLLWSFAIITVFMLIEFVGGYFFNSLALIADAGHMANDSLSIGLAVLALWFAHSPISKWLALLNGGSLLVIALCIIWEAIERLQSPQTIAALPMIAVAVIGLLVNIVVAQMMLKANHENLNIRAAYLHVLADLLGSLVAIISGLGAYFLAWQWIDPLASLLLSLIIFRSGWQVTKAAINDI; this is translated from the coding sequence ATGACACATTCACATTCTGAGCATGACCACGATCACCACAGCCATCTTCCACAGGATCGCAACACCTTACTCTGGAGCTTCGCTATCATTACTGTTTTTATGTTAATTGAATTTGTCGGTGGTTATTTCTTTAACAGCTTAGCGTTAATCGCTGATGCAGGACACATGGCAAATGACAGCCTGTCGATTGGATTAGCCGTTTTAGCACTGTGGTTTGCTCACTCGCCTATATCAAAATGGCTGGCTCTGCTCAACGGCGGATCGCTACTTGTTATCGCACTGTGTATTATTTGGGAAGCCATTGAAAGATTGCAATCTCCGCAAACCATCGCAGCGTTGCCAATGATCGCTGTTGCAGTGATCGGATTATTGGTTAATATCGTCGTCGCTCAAATGATGCTCAAGGCAAACCATGAGAACCTCAATATCCGAGCGGCTTATTTACATGTTCTGGCTGATTTACTTGGCTCTCTGGTGGCAATTATTTCTGGGTTAGGTGCCTACTTCTTGGCATGGCAATGGATTGATCCACTCGCCAGTTTACTACTCAGTTTGATTATTTTTCGTAGTGGCTGGCAAGTGACCAAAGCAGCCATCAATGACATTTAG